The following coding sequences are from one Mustela lutreola isolate mMusLut2 chromosome 5, mMusLut2.pri, whole genome shotgun sequence window:
- the GZMK gene encoding granzyme K, with the protein MVKVSSFSLFFLVAGAYVTPECFGMEIIGGREVSPHSRPFMASIQYRGHHLCGGVLIHPQWVLSASHCRTRQEKVQLFKVILGAHSLSKNEASKQIFEIEKFIPFSRIRSYRKLNDIMLIKLHTAATLDKHVQLLHPSSKNDIRAGTKCQVTGWGATDPHLLRNSDTLHEVTVTVINRKLCNSPSYYNHNPIITEDIICAGDARGQKDSCQGDSGGPLVCKGAFYALVSAGHKCGEAKKPGIYTLITQKYWAWIKSKLAPSHANHDRK; encoded by the exons ATGGTGaaggtttcttctttttctctgtttttcctggTAGCTGGGGCTTATGTGACTCCAGAGT GTTTTGGCATGGAGATTATTGGAGGGCGAGAAGTGTCTCCACATTCCCGGCCATTCATGGCCTCCATCCAGTACCGCGGCCACCACCTCTGTGGAGGCGTGCTGATCCACCCCCAGTGGGTGCTGTCCGCGTCCCACTGCCGCACCCG gcaagaaaaagtccagcttttcaaagtgattttaggagcacactctctctcaaagaatGAGGCCTCCAAACAAATATTTGAGATTGAAAAATTCATACCATTCTCAAGAATCAGATCATATCGTAAATTAAATGATATTATGCTGATTAAG CTTCACACGGCTGCAACCCTTGACAAACATGTCCAGCTGCTCCACCCAAGCTCCAAAAATGATATCAGAGCTGGAACAAAATGCCAGGTTACTGGCTGGGGAGCCACTGACCCACACTTGTTAAGGAACTCAGACACCCTGCACGAAGTCACCGTTACGGTCATAAATCGAAAACTTTGCAACAGTCCAAGTTATTACAACCATAACCCTATTATAACTGAAGACATAATATGTGCAGGAGATGCCAGGGGCCAGAAGGATTCCTGCCAG GGTGACTCAGGTGGCCCCTTGGTTTGCAAAGGTGCCTTCTATGCCTTAGTGTCTGCAGGTCATAAATGTGGTGAAGCCAAGAAGCCTGGAATCTACACCCTAATAACCCAGAAATACTGGGCTTGGATTAAAAGCAAACTTGCTCCATCTCATGCAAACCATGACCGCAAATGA